One window from the genome of Luteithermobacter gelatinilyticus encodes:
- a CDS encoding DnaJ domain-containing protein, with protein MPYLLILIGLLFLLYVAFKYLQQADAARRSKLGRYVLALLLGGLSLFVLLRGNIPVAIVLATGAVLAWQGVLGKYLAARAGVGGKDGSGQKTEPKKSYMSQEEALEILGLQPNPTAAEIKEAYHRLMLKIHPDQGGSDYLASKINQAKDVLLQEHNRRNRG; from the coding sequence TTATCTCCTTATCCTGATCGGTCTTCTTTTTTTGCTTTATGTGGCGTTCAAATATCTGCAGCAGGCGGATGCGGCTCGTCGGTCGAAACTGGGGCGATATGTCTTGGCCTTGTTGCTTGGCGGGTTGTCTCTGTTTGTCCTGCTCAGGGGCAATATTCCTGTTGCTATTGTTCTGGCCACCGGCGCCGTATTGGCCTGGCAGGGCGTTCTGGGTAAATATCTCGCCGCCCGGGCCGGGGTGGGAGGGAAGGACGGTTCTGGTCAGAAGACAGAACCGAAGAAAAGCTATATGAGCCAGGAGGAGGCCCTGGAAATTCTTGGCCTTCAGCCCAACCCCACCGCTGCTGAAATCAAGGAAGCCTATCACCGGCTGATGCTGAAAATTCATCCGGATCAAGGCGGGTCCGACTATCTGGCCTCAAAGATCAATCAGGCCAAGGACGTTCTGCTACAGGAACACAATAGACGAAACAGAGGATAA
- the pgmG gene encoding phosphoglucomutase/phosphomannomutase PgmG → MAHTFNPTVLREYDIRGIVGKTLGTGDARALGQAFGSMVRRQGGKTICVGYDGRLSSPDLEQALVEGVCAAGVDVIRVGRGPTPMLYFSVYELDTDGGIMITGSHNPPHYNGFKMMIGKASCFGEKIAELGRMSAAGDLEQGTGTVRDENILERYVKRLLQDVDLPALEKAGLKVAWDTGHGAAGEVVSALIRELPGYHVLLNGEIDGTFPAHHPDPTVEENLVQIQDCVAQEECDLGLAFDGDGDRIGAIDGAGRVVWGDQLLAILSREVLEDLPGATIIADVKASQVLFDHIAELGGRPLMWKTGHSLIKSKMVETAAPLAGEMSGHIFFKHKFYGFDDAIYVALRLLNEVARTPGGLKALKDSLPKVVNTPELRFPCEEERKFHIVPEVHRRLKAAGADVDATDGVRVKTADGWWLLRPSNTQDVLVARCEAADEEGLARLKAILAEQLKASGIEPPPM, encoded by the coding sequence ATGGCCCATACATTTAATCCTACGGTTCTTAGAGAGTATGACATTCGAGGTATCGTTGGCAAAACGCTTGGAACAGGTGATGCCCGGGCATTGGGACAGGCGTTCGGCTCCATGGTCCGCCGTCAGGGCGGCAAGACGATCTGTGTCGGTTATGACGGGCGGCTGAGCTCTCCGGATCTGGAGCAGGCGCTGGTTGAAGGAGTATGTGCCGCAGGAGTGGATGTGATCCGGGTGGGGCGCGGCCCCACGCCCATGCTGTACTTTTCGGTTTACGAACTGGATACCGATGGCGGAATCATGATTACCGGATCCCACAATCCGCCGCATTATAACGGGTTCAAGATGATGATCGGCAAGGCTTCCTGTTTTGGAGAAAAAATTGCCGAACTGGGCCGGATGAGCGCGGCAGGGGATCTGGAACAGGGAACAGGCACAGTACGGGATGAAAATATCCTGGAGCGTTATGTGAAGCGGCTTTTGCAGGATGTGGACTTGCCGGCATTGGAAAAAGCCGGCCTGAAAGTGGCATGGGATACCGGTCATGGGGCGGCGGGCGAGGTGGTGAGCGCCCTAATCAGGGAACTTCCGGGGTACCATGTCCTACTGAACGGTGAAATTGACGGTACCTTTCCGGCGCATCATCCCGATCCCACGGTTGAAGAAAACCTGGTCCAGATCCAGGACTGCGTGGCACAGGAAGAGTGTGATCTGGGCCTGGCCTTTGATGGCGACGGAGACAGAATCGGGGCCATTGATGGCGCCGGCCGTGTGGTTTGGGGCGACCAGCTTCTGGCCATTCTCTCGCGGGAGGTGCTTGAGGATCTGCCCGGCGCGACGATTATTGCAGACGTGAAGGCCAGCCAGGTCCTGTTTGATCATATTGCCGAACTTGGCGGACGCCCGCTGATGTGGAAAACCGGTCATTCGCTGATCAAAAGCAAAATGGTGGAAACCGCGGCACCGCTTGCGGGAGAGATGAGCGGTCATATTTTTTTCAAACATAAATTCTACGGTTTTGATGACGCCATTTATGTGGCGCTGCGTCTGTTGAATGAAGTGGCCCGGACCCCGGGCGGGCTGAAGGCGTTGAAAGATAGTTTGCCAAAGGTGGTTAATACGCCTGAACTGCGTTTTCCTTGTGAAGAGGAACGAAAATTCCATATCGTACCCGAGGTTCACCGGCGTCTTAAGGCGGCAGGTGCTGATGTGGATGCAACAGATGGGGTAAGAGTGAAAACCGCGGACGGATGGTGGTTGTTGCGCCCTTCCAATACCCAGGATGTACTGGTAGCGCGTTGTGAGGCCGCGGATGAGGAGGGGCTCGCGCGGCTGAAGGCTATTCTCGCCGAACAGCTCAAAGCCAGTGGTATCGAACCCCCGCCCATGTGA
- a CDS encoding phasin family protein — translation MTTTTTKKTASSTKKDDMKTAESIKAAQENLQKAVEAGKENLEKAVKASTETVQKNLEKSVEMSKKQFEEISKGYDEAVAFNKENYEAAVAAGTAAVKAFETLNGEWLAASKKAVESNVEAMKNLFSAKTPAEFFEIQSGLMKERYDEIVAESTRLNEVVTKAGKEVAEPLKARYEAIAEKFNLPLAS, via the coding sequence ATGACCACTACTACGACGAAGAAAACGGCATCTTCTACGAAAAAAGATGATATGAAGACAGCTGAGAGCATCAAGGCCGCGCAGGAAAACCTGCAAAAAGCCGTTGAAGCTGGTAAAGAAAACCTGGAGAAAGCGGTAAAAGCCAGCACGGAAACCGTTCAGAAAAATCTTGAGAAGTCTGTAGAAATGTCCAAAAAACAATTTGAAGAAATCTCCAAAGGCTATGATGAAGCCGTGGCGTTCAACAAAGAAAATTATGAAGCGGCCGTGGCCGCCGGAACTGCAGCTGTAAAGGCCTTTGAAACCTTGAACGGCGAATGGCTCGCGGCCTCTAAAAAGGCTGTGGAAAGCAATGTTGAAGCAATGAAAAATCTTTTTTCCGCTAAAACACCGGCAGAATTTTTTGAAATCCAGTCCGGTCTGATGAAAGAACGTTATGACGAAATCGTGGCGGAAAGCACACGGCTGAATGAAGTGGTGACAAAGGCCGGCAAAGAAGTGGCTGAGCCGCTGAAGGCGCGTTATGAAGCCATTGCGGAAAAATTCAACCTGCCGCTGGCCAGCTAA
- the clpS gene encoding ATP-dependent Clp protease adapter ClpS codes for MSEEHKNGQGDLETGILTQTKPKTKKPSLYKVLMLNDDYTPMDFVVHVLQNFFGKPEPEAVQIMLQVHQKGVGVCGVYSFEVAETKVAQVIDYARKHQHPLQCTLEKE; via the coding sequence ATGAGTGAAGAACATAAAAACGGACAGGGTGATCTTGAAACCGGTATCTTGACCCAGACCAAGCCCAAAACGAAAAAGCCCTCGTTATACAAGGTCTTGATGCTGAATGATGACTACACACCAATGGATTTTGTTGTCCATGTTCTTCAGAATTTTTTCGGCAAGCCCGAACCCGAAGCCGTACAGATCATGCTTCAGGTACATCAGAAGGGGGTAGGCGTGTGCGGTGTATACAGTTTCGAAGTGGCGGAGACCAAGGTGGCTCAGGTCATAGATTACGCCCGCAAGCATCAGCATCCTTTGCAATGCACCCTGGAAAAGGAATAG
- the clpA gene encoding ATP-dependent Clp protease ATP-binding subunit ClpA translates to MPTFSPNLEHTLHRAIGEANKRQHEFATLEHLLLGLLDDQDAVAVLRACDVNIPQLRAEIKAYLDVELQNIKTDRGVEASPTAGFQRVIQRAILHVQSSGREEVTGANVLVGLFSERESHAVYFLQQHDMTRLDAVSYISHGLAKSAAYSDPRSPHGQEEVEETEEQGDTALDKYCVNLNHKARQGRIDPLIGRENEINRTIQVLCRRSKNNPLYVGDPGVGKTAIAEGLARRIVEKDVPEVLQDSTIFCLDMGALLAGTRYRGDFEERLKTVMREIEEYDGAILFIDEIHTIIGAGATSGGAMDASNLLKPALASGAIRCIGSTTYKEFRSYFEKDRALLRRFQKIDVVEPTVTETKEILKGLRKYFEEHHDVKYSDEVIEAAVDLSARYINERKMPDKAIDVIDEVGASQKLLPAAKRKKTVTVADVENVVSKMARIPPKSVSKDDKAILKTLETDLKRVVFGQDKAIEVLSDAIKLSRAGLREDDKPIGCYLFSGPTGVGKTEVSKQLASLLGVDLHRFDMSEYMERHSVSRLIGAPPGYVGYDQGGLLTDAVDQTPHCVLLLDEIEKAHPDLFNILLQVMDHGKLTDSNGKKVDFRNVILIMTTNAGATEMSKEAIGFGSSVREGEDEEAIKRLFTPEFRNRLDAVVPFSNLSPEVINQVVDKFILELEMQLEDRHVHIELTPAARSWLADKGYDRHYGARPLKRVIQEHIKKPLANELLFGKLLGGGEVTIRVKDGELQFDIVPGNYLPKPTGGGQDKEELVK, encoded by the coding sequence GTGCCAACATTTTCACCTAATCTTGAACATACCCTTCACCGCGCTATTGGTGAGGCCAATAAAAGACAGCATGAATTTGCCACGCTGGAGCATCTGCTGTTGGGACTTCTGGATGATCAGGATGCGGTGGCTGTGTTGCGCGCCTGTGACGTGAATATTCCCCAGCTCCGCGCCGAAATCAAAGCTTATCTGGATGTAGAGCTGCAAAACATCAAAACCGACAGAGGGGTGGAAGCTTCGCCGACGGCCGGTTTCCAGCGCGTTATCCAGCGCGCCATTTTGCATGTGCAAAGTTCGGGCCGGGAAGAGGTCACAGGCGCCAATGTGCTGGTTGGCTTGTTTTCCGAACGGGAAAGCCACGCGGTCTATTTTCTGCAACAGCATGACATGACCCGCCTGGATGCGGTTAGCTATATTTCGCACGGGTTGGCCAAATCGGCTGCCTATAGTGATCCCCGATCGCCTCACGGTCAGGAAGAGGTTGAGGAAACGGAAGAACAGGGAGATACGGCCCTGGACAAATATTGTGTCAACCTTAACCACAAGGCCCGGCAAGGGCGGATTGACCCGCTGATCGGTCGGGAAAATGAAATCAACCGGACGATCCAGGTTCTGTGCCGGCGCTCCAAGAATAACCCGCTTTATGTGGGGGATCCGGGGGTGGGCAAAACCGCTATTGCCGAGGGGCTGGCCCGGCGGATTGTGGAAAAGGATGTGCCGGAGGTATTGCAGGATTCCACCATTTTTTGTCTGGATATGGGTGCGCTTTTGGCCGGGACCCGCTATCGGGGAGATTTTGAAGAGCGCCTGAAAACCGTCATGCGGGAGATCGAAGAATATGACGGCGCAATTCTGTTTATTGATGAAATTCATACCATCATCGGTGCTGGCGCTACCAGCGGCGGGGCAATGGATGCGTCAAATCTGCTGAAACCCGCCTTGGCCAGCGGCGCGATCCGGTGCATTGGGTCCACGACTTACAAGGAATTCCGGTCCTATTTTGAAAAAGACCGGGCCTTGCTGCGGCGGTTTCAGAAAATCGACGTGGTGGAACCGACTGTCACCGAAACCAAGGAAATTCTCAAAGGCCTGCGTAAATATTTTGAGGAACATCACGACGTCAAATATAGCGACGAGGTGATTGAGGCGGCGGTGGACCTTTCCGCCCGGTATATCAATGAACGCAAAATGCCGGACAAGGCCATTGATGTGATTGACGAGGTAGGCGCCAGCCAGAAGCTTCTCCCTGCGGCCAAACGTAAAAAAACGGTTACGGTCGCGGATGTGGAAAATGTCGTCTCGAAAATGGCGCGCATTCCGCCGAAATCGGTTTCCAAGGATGATAAAGCCATTCTCAAGACCCTGGAGACGGATCTCAAGCGGGTTGTGTTTGGACAGGACAAGGCCATCGAGGTGCTGTCGGATGCCATCAAGCTGAGCCGGGCCGGTCTGCGCGAGGATGACAAGCCGATCGGCTGCTATCTGTTCAGCGGGCCGACCGGGGTCGGCAAGACGGAGGTTTCCAAGCAACTGGCCAGCCTTCTGGGGGTGGACCTGCATCGGTTCGACATGTCGGAATATATGGAACGGCATTCCGTCTCCCGCCTGATCGGTGCGCCGCCGGGATATGTGGGATATGATCAGGGCGGTTTGCTGACCGATGCCGTAGACCAGACACCGCATTGCGTGTTGTTGCTGGATGAAATCGAAAAAGCCCACCCGGATCTGTTCAACATCCTGTTGCAGGTGATGGACCATGGTAAACTTACGGACAGCAATGGCAAGAAAGTGGATTTCCGTAATGTCATTCTGATTATGACCACCAATGCGGGGGCTACGGAAATGAGTAAGGAAGCCATTGGGTTCGGGTCTTCCGTACGTGAAGGCGAAGATGAGGAAGCCATCAAGCGTCTGTTTACGCCGGAATTCCGCAACCGCCTGGATGCCGTTGTTCCGTTCAGCAACCTGTCGCCAGAGGTTATTAATCAGGTGGTGGACAAGTTCATCCTCGAACTGGAAATGCAGCTTGAGGACCGGCATGTTCATATTGAACTCACACCGGCGGCCCGCAGCTGGCTGGCGGACAAAGGGTATGACCGCCATTATGGCGCCCGGCCACTGAAGCGGGTGATCCAGGAACATATCAAAAAGCCATTGGCCAACGAACTGCTGTTTGGCAAACTCCTTGGCGGTGGAGAAGTGACGATCCGGGTCAAGGACGGCGAATTGCAGTTTGATATTGTGCCGGGGAACTATCTGCCCAAACCCACTGGCGGCGGACAGGATAAGGAAGAACTGGTTAAATAA
- a CDS encoding GNAT family N-acetyltransferase, producing the protein MRVLTSLSAIDRATWNRCALHPDSGHNPFVSHEFLKALEDSGCATAETGWLGQHIVLENDAGIALGIMPLYLKSHSYGEYVFDHGWADAYHRAGGHYYPKLQASVPFSPVTGPRLLVHPDQDPSQMRKRLINAALALAEARQVSSLHVTFAEKPEWDLMARCGLLKRQDQQFHWINQGYNSFEDFLGSLSSRKRKNIRKERREALADGISVEILTGSDITESHWDSYFTFYMDTANRKWGRPYLNREFFSHLGAALADRVILILCRRNRRYIAGALNLLGDETLYGRYWGCIEDHRYLHFEVCYYQAIDYAIQTGLKKVEAGAQGEHKLARGYVPIETYSAHWIANPAFRQAVAAYLQRERAALREDMEYLWDFTPFKKTP; encoded by the coding sequence ATGCGCGTTTTGACCTCCCTGTCCGCCATCGACCGCGCGACGTGGAATCGCTGTGCCTTGCATCCTGACAGCGGCCATAACCCCTTTGTTTCCCACGAGTTTCTGAAAGCGCTGGAAGACAGCGGCTGCGCCACCGCCGAAACCGGATGGCTGGGCCAACATATTGTTCTGGAAAATGACGCGGGAATAGCGCTGGGCATCATGCCGCTGTATCTTAAATCCCATTCTTATGGCGAATATGTGTTTGATCATGGCTGGGCTGACGCCTACCATAGAGCCGGTGGGCACTATTACCCCAAACTTCAGGCCTCCGTGCCCTTCAGCCCGGTAACCGGCCCGCGACTTCTGGTCCATCCTGATCAGGACCCCTCCCAAATGCGCAAACGCCTGATCAATGCCGCCCTAGCGCTTGCCGAAGCCCGGCAGGTATCCTCCCTGCATGTCACCTTTGCCGAAAAGCCGGAATGGGACCTGATGGCCCGCTGTGGTCTGCTTAAACGACAGGATCAGCAGTTTCACTGGATCAATCAGGGATATAACAGTTTTGAGGATTTTCTGGGCTCTCTCTCCTCCCGCAAACGCAAAAACATTCGCAAGGAGCGGCGGGAGGCGCTGGCGGACGGGATTAGCGTGGAAATACTGACCGGTTCCGATATCACCGAAAGCCACTGGGACAGTTATTTCACTTTTTACATGGACACGGCCAACCGCAAATGGGGTAGGCCTTACCTTAACCGTGAGTTCTTTTCACATCTTGGCGCCGCCCTGGCGGACCGGGTCATACTGATCCTGTGCCGCCGCAACAGGCGGTATATCGCCGGGGCTTTGAACCTTCTGGGGGATGAAACGCTCTATGGCCGTTACTGGGGCTGTATCGAAGACCACCGCTATCTGCATTTTGAAGTCTGTTATTATCAGGCCATTGACTATGCGATTCAGACCGGCCTGAAGAAGGTGGAAGCCGGGGCCCAGGGCGAACACAAACTCGCCCGCGGCTATGTCCCCATAGAAACCTACAGCGCTCACTGGATTGCTAATCCTGCCTTCCGGCAGGCCGTGGCCGCATATCTGCAACGGGAAAGAGCCGCACTCCGCGAAGATATGGAATATCTTTGGGACTTCACTCCTTTTAAAAAGACACCATAA
- a CDS encoding glycerophosphodiester phosphodiesterase family protein, which produces MSDWLTTWNYAHRGLHGPATGFVENSFSAFRAAIQKGYGFELDVLLSKDRSPVVFHDRHLSRLTGQKGNIDDYDTAELQRFKLLGGPDTIPLLTSVLDHTAGRVPVLIEIKGDQECPGEIAAATCAAIGSYTGPAAIMSFEEKIVAWFRDHAPQIRRGLVATTQKPLCSRRRNADAYSPARHIELIERLDADFLAYDICSLPNDATAYCRDHKIPVLTWTVRTPAQHKRAETFCDAKIFELPT; this is translated from the coding sequence GTGAGCGACTGGCTGACAACATGGAATTACGCCCACCGGGGGCTCCATGGCCCGGCAACTGGCTTTGTGGAAAATTCCTTCTCCGCCTTCCGGGCCGCCATCCAGAAAGGATATGGTTTTGAACTGGATGTGCTGTTGAGCAAAGACCGCTCCCCGGTGGTGTTTCATGACCGTCACCTGTCGCGCCTGACCGGGCAAAAGGGAAATATTGATGATTACGATACCGCCGAGCTGCAGCGGTTTAAACTTCTGGGCGGTCCCGATACCATTCCTTTGCTTACAAGCGTCCTTGACCACACCGCAGGGCGGGTGCCCGTACTGATCGAAATCAAGGGGGACCAGGAATGCCCAGGGGAAATTGCTGCCGCCACTTGTGCGGCCATAGGGTCCTATACCGGTCCTGCGGCCATCATGTCTTTTGAGGAGAAAATCGTGGCCTGGTTTCGCGACCACGCGCCACAGATCCGCCGTGGACTGGTCGCAACTACCCAAAAACCCCTGTGTTCACGACGACGAAACGCGGATGCCTATTCTCCGGCCCGGCATATTGAACTTATAGAGAGACTTGACGCGGATTTTCTCGCCTATGATATTTGCAGCCTGCCAAATGATGCCACCGCCTATTGCCGGGATCACAAGATCCCCGTGCTGACCTGGACCGTCAGAACACCTGCGCAGCACAAACGGGCAGAAACCTTCTGCGATGCAAAAATTTTTGAATTGCCGACATAG
- a CDS encoding RidA family protein, producing MTSPVEEKLAALGLTLPEPAKPVANYVPYVVTNNLISISGQIPLSADGRLAFQGKVGQDLDEETAREAARLCAINIIAQAKAACDGDLNRIRRIVKLGAFVNCTDGFEGQPAIINGASDLMVEIFGEKGRHSRSAVGVNALPLNVPVEIDALIEIS from the coding sequence ATGACAAGTCCTGTTGAGGAAAAACTGGCGGCACTGGGCCTTACCCTACCGGAACCTGCAAAGCCGGTGGCCAATTATGTGCCTTATGTGGTCACGAACAATCTGATTTCCATTTCGGGCCAGATTCCCTTGAGTGCAGACGGGCGTCTTGCCTTTCAGGGAAAGGTCGGCCAGGATCTGGATGAAGAGACGGCCCGCGAAGCAGCCCGACTTTGCGCCATAAACATTATCGCCCAGGCCAAGGCCGCCTGTGACGGCGACCTCAACCGCATCCGCCGCATTGTCAAGCTCGGCGCGTTTGTCAATTGCACAGATGGTTTTGAGGGGCAACCCGCGATCATTAACGGAGCTTCCGATCTGATGGTTGAAATATTTGGCGAGAAGGGCAGACACTCCCGCTCTGCCGTCGGCGTCAATGCCCTGCCGCTCAATGTGCCGGTGGAAATCGACGCCCTAATCGAAATTTCCTGA
- a CDS encoding GGDEF domain-containing protein, whose protein sequence is MNQLTMPSRHKAVNHASVLDQLAGELVHKFDFSKETHSRQNKSLLTQILHFAAEAEQTIAEQKKRIEELESLAASDALTGLLNRRGLEMELQHALAASQRYGDQGLFVYIDLNDFKSVNDTYGHAAGDALLQHVAQCLKSSLRSTDYAARLGGDEFGLLLSRCIPEQAAARIRHILQSLENTPCLFKGQKLWASASFGSAKIASDSTIDAILNHADRDMYRHKKGQPQKSRIRA, encoded by the coding sequence ATGAACCAGCTCACTATGCCATCGCGACACAAGGCCGTTAATCATGCATCTGTCTTAGACCAGCTCGCGGGGGAACTGGTCCACAAATTCGATTTTTCCAAAGAAACCCATTCCAGGCAGAACAAATCACTGCTGACCCAAATACTGCATTTCGCCGCAGAAGCGGAACAAACTATAGCCGAACAAAAGAAACGCATTGAAGAGCTGGAGTCTCTGGCTGCCAGCGATGCGCTCACTGGCCTGCTGAACCGCCGCGGCCTTGAAATGGAATTACAGCATGCCTTGGCTGCTTCCCAACGCTATGGGGATCAAGGTCTTTTTGTCTATATCGACCTGAATGATTTCAAAAGTGTGAATGACACTTATGGCCATGCAGCGGGCGATGCCTTGCTTCAGCATGTCGCCCAATGCTTGAAAAGTTCCCTGCGTTCAACGGATTATGCCGCCCGGCTGGGAGGAGACGAATTCGGGCTGCTTTTAAGCCGTTGTATCCCTGAACAGGCGGCCGCCAGAATCAGGCATATCCTGCAGTCTCTGGAAAACACCCCCTGCCTGTTCAAGGGCCAAAAATTATGGGCCAGCGCCAGCTTTGGCTCCGCGAAAATTGCTTCGGACAGTACCATTGACGCGATCCTCAACCACGCCGACCGGGACATGTATCGCCACAAAAAAGGCCAACCACAAAAGTCCCGCATCAGGGCCTGA
- a CDS encoding VOC family protein, producing MPLHDGLIPHLAVDGAKAAIDFYKKAFGATEVERHAAEDGERLLHAHLRINGCDLMMHDIFPEFGMTPVPPTGVTLHLEVDDADKWWQRAVEAGAEIEMPIDNQFWGARYGRLKDPFGHSWSIGSPLSS from the coding sequence ATGCCTCTCCATGACGGACTTATTCCTCATCTTGCCGTTGACGGCGCCAAAGCCGCCATCGACTTTTATAAAAAAGCTTTTGGCGCCACGGAAGTTGAGCGCCATGCAGCCGAAGACGGCGAACGTCTGTTGCATGCCCATTTACGCATCAATGGCTGTGATCTTATGATGCATGATATTTTTCCCGAATTTGGGATGACCCCCGTGCCTCCAACCGGGGTAACATTGCATTTGGAAGTGGACGATGCCGACAAATGGTGGCAACGCGCTGTGGAAGCCGGGGCCGAAATTGAAATGCCGATTGATAACCAGTTCTGGGGCGCGCGTTATGGCCGTTTAAAAGATCCTTTTGGACATTCCTGGTCCATCGGCAGCCCACTCAGCAGCTAA
- a CDS encoding DNA polymerase IV, translated as MMLLCRDCLFYETAQAISAGTKWPETSETCPVCGSPRLILHDELDQLGISHIDCDAFYASIEKRDDPSLLSRPLIIGGGKRGVVSTACYLARGFGVHSAMPMYQALKLCPEAVVMPPDMAKYKQVSREIRAIFDAVTPDVEPLSIDEAFLDLRGTERLHGACPAVTLCRVVRQIEQEIGITVSVGLSHNKFLAKMASDLNKPRGFSVIGKAETLGFLAQQPISKMWGVGKVTQQKMKRDGIIRIGQLQHMDKAALMKKYGRLGERLYHFSRGEDSRTISPEGDIKSISNEITLDKDVSDFEELRRLLWPLCEKVSARLKKQGIAGRTITLKLKTANFRQVSRSVTPDSPTQMAESLFQYGLYLLRPECQGLEYRLIGIGVSNLCPAEDADQPGLLNDGMSRKIRTERTIDKLRHKFGTDIIKKGRTLS; from the coding sequence ATGATGCTGTTGTGCCGTGACTGCCTGTTTTATGAAACGGCTCAGGCCATATCGGCCGGAACCAAGTGGCCTGAGACCTCTGAGACCTGCCCGGTCTGCGGCAGCCCCCGACTGATCCTGCATGATGAACTGGACCAGCTTGGCATCAGCCATATTGATTGTGACGCCTTTTATGCCAGTATTGAAAAACGCGATGATCCAAGCTTGCTCTCCAGGCCGTTGATTATCGGCGGTGGCAAAAGAGGGGTGGTGTCCACCGCCTGTTATCTGGCGCGCGGATTCGGCGTACATTCCGCCATGCCGATGTATCAGGCGCTGAAATTATGTCCAGAGGCCGTCGTGATGCCCCCTGACATGGCAAAATACAAACAGGTGAGCCGGGAAATCCGCGCCATTTTTGATGCCGTTACGCCCGACGTGGAACCGTTGTCCATTGATGAAGCATTTCTGGACCTTCGGGGCACAGAAAGATTGCATGGGGCCTGCCCGGCCGTGACCCTGTGCCGTGTCGTCCGGCAAATTGAACAGGAGATCGGCATCACCGTTTCCGTCGGGCTCAGCCATAACAAGTTTCTCGCCAAGATGGCTTCGGACCTGAACAAACCACGGGGGTTTTCCGTGATTGGCAAAGCCGAGACCCTGGGTTTCCTTGCCCAACAACCGATCAGTAAAATGTGGGGCGTCGGCAAGGTCACCCAACAAAAGATGAAACGGGACGGCATCATCCGGATCGGGCAGTTACAACATATGGATAAAGCTGCCCTGATGAAAAAATATGGTCGCCTGGGAGAACGCCTGTATCATTTTTCCCGCGGGGAAGACAGTCGCACCATCAGCCCCGAAGGAGATATCAAAAGCATTTCCAATGAAATCACCCTGGATAAGGACGTCTCGGATTTTGAGGAATTACGCAGACTGCTCTGGCCCTTGTGTGAAAAGGTTTCCGCCCGGCTCAAAAAACAGGGAATCGCTGGACGCACCATTACCCTGAAACTCAAAACCGCCAATTTCCGCCAGGTGAGCCGTTCCGTCACTCCGGACAGCCCCACACAAATGGCGGAAAGTTTATTCCAGTACGGGCTTTATCTGCTGCGCCCCGAATGTCAGGGGCTTGAATACCGCTTGATCGGAATCGGTGTGTCCAATCTGTGTCCGGCGGAAGACGCCGATCAGCCCGGGCTGCTGAATGACGGCATGTCCCGGAAAATCCGCACGGAACGTACAATCGACAAATTGCGTCATAAGTTTGGAACGGATATTATCAAAAAGGGCCGCACCCTGTCTTAA